In Rhipicephalus sanguineus isolate Rsan-2018 chromosome 1, BIME_Rsan_1.4, whole genome shotgun sequence, the DNA window GCCCAGGCGCTCGACGAGGGTCTGATGATCCCTAGCTCCATCATGTGTTCAAATTCTTGTCGTGCGACTTTCAACTTCTCTGGAGGCAAACGGCAAGGCCGCGCGTGCACGGATGGGCCGCTGGTGGCGATGTAGTGGCGTACCTCATGCTTCCCCGCGGCGCTGGCTGGCGGCTGCCTCGTCAACTCGGGAAACTCCTGTAGAATGCGAGTGAAACTTTCTGCACCGGACGGCCCGAGTAGAGTGGGGCTCAGCGGAGGGTGTTGCGAGGGATGGCCTTGCACAGTTGCCTGCGACACGGGATCGTGAAGGCGGCGGCTGCGCATGTCGACGAGTAGACCGAAATGCCGAAGAAAATCCGCACCCAAGATAGCGAACTTCACTGCTGCCACGATGAATATCCACCGGAACGTTCTGTTCAAGCCTAAATCGAGTGGCAGCGAGCGATGTCCGTAGGTGGCGATGGTTGTGTTGTTGACCGCCTGAAGGGGGGACGCACTGGGGACACGGCAATCGGTGGACCCAACCGGCAACACGCTCACCTCAGAGCCGGTGTCCACGAGGAATCGAAGGCCACTGTCGCGGTCGGTGAGGGAAAaatattgcagtggcttagctcggctatgccaggatatacgtagcgttagcaaaggttcagctgattattctgagctttccagatttccgcagcacgtttagctttcctcagcacgtttagcgttcctctgttcattcttcttacgctaaagcgctaattgccaggcaactacttcgggatccgatgacataagcttctcggctcttctgcgccgttgagcagcatttgcgctctccttctccatggcgttacccacctcaAACGCCAGTCAccagcggcaccagcgcactgtcagacgacGACTGCACACAACGCCACCTAGAGGTGGCAttgctgcacagcgaaggcgaatacaccatctcccgctaaaggggaccatgagtagatgcgaagccggagcactgcacgatcgcgttctgttggcgttcgttgggcatgctaccgagctcgcgtcgtggaacgcgaagagcgacgctacgcgcgtcgtatcttccatctagcctggccgttaattctcacaggccgagcggggaacgcggtcgacaggcgggtgagagggggcagcgtaggagaggagagagaagcggaggggacgcgcatgcgctcgagctcatcgcgacgttgcgcaggagagaatttcggcatgtctagcccgcgtttcagaggaagagtggaaagggggatgggagaggggaagtggagagggcaatgagagatgggaggggagagggaaagtggagagggtgagtggagaggggaaggggagagggtagatgacaggggaatggtgagggggagtggagaggtgtgtggagagggtgtgcgcatgcgcagtaagggtgatcacgccgcacaccaccaccggattgagctccgccttaagatacttcgcatctaatagctgcgcgcgccatggctacgacgtcacccctatcgaatgcgcagagcagcagcggcgagtcgcgcgcgcatgcgcagcacggctcatgatgacccccgcgaagcctgctctggctaggcaagtgtagctaacgctacaaaacactgGTGGACGACGTTCGGGGGCCTCTGGGACACTGGTCGTCCTCAGTGCCGGCCGCTCCCGTTTCCCGCATAGTCACAAGGAGGAATGCATTTGCTAGCAGCGTTGCCATGCTTCCTGTGATACCAGCAGGTTCTCTGTTGCGCTGCTGGGCGCTGGCGCTCCTCGGGAGTGCTGCGGGCCTGCATCGCTGCGACGGTATCGGCGAGGCGGGATATCTGCTCCCGGATGTCATGCAGTGCGGTCGTAGGCGCGCGGCCGACGATGTCTGGCTGTAGCGCCGCGACGGACGGCGGAGCGACCGCCAGCACCGAGTCCGCGAGCTCGGCGAGTTGAGACAGGCGTTTGTCGGCAGCCGAGGCGAGGACCATGCGCACGTTGACCGGAAGTCGCTGTAGGAACAGCTCGCGAAGCAGTCTGCTGTCGGCCTCGGTGGTGGTTGCGCCGGCCGTATGCAACAGCTGCCTCATGTGGCGCAACAATTGGCTGGGCGTCCGGTCCCCGAGCTCGGTGTCGTGCAGTAGCTGCTGCAGTCGCTGAGGCTCCGACGGCGTGAGGCGGCTGATGAGCAGCTGTTTGAGCGTTGTGCACGCgttctctgcaggtggagcgaccagcAGATCGCGTATTTCTCTCGCTATTGTTGGTGGGAGGCTAGCGACCACGTGGTGGTACTTTGTTATCTCAGTGGCAATACGACGAGCGGTGAATTGGGACTCCACCTGCAGGAACCATAGCTGCGGATCCGTTGTCCAAAACGCCGGGAGCCTGATGTCGACGGCGGAGATGGCCGGTGCGTCAGTGGGAGTCTCCATGGCGTCGATCGCTTGAAGAAGGCGGTAAGCCtcgtccgggtcaccactgtTGGGACGCGTGTACGCGCGGGAGAAGCAGACACAACCGCGCGGCGGGGATCCCAAACATGAACTGGTTTTATTCGGGTTCTCTGGAGGTTCCGGAGAGCAGCGGAGGCACCATAGCGGAGGGTGGCGCTGCCTggcggcttggcttggcttggctgccGCCACagccacgatatgctgacttactatATTGCGggttatgtggcgcgtaagacactAAAGACGCAGTGCGAGACTTGCGCAACATGTCTCACATCGAAACACAGCAACGGGGAGTGATTAGGCTTCCCTATATTCACAGCGCACTTAGATAACGGAGGCCTGATGTACCCctccggacctctcaaagcagctattggAAAACTTGAAAATAGTTTTACGACTTATTTCAGCGTGcgtaagctgcatgaaaagagcattgtgaATTTCAGCGGTttcttgaaaaacaaaaacagatttgcctcatGTGGGATGTGAAGAATATTCAAATTTCATCTCAAAAAGCCTCATGAAGTTGTGCATTTTACTTAGATTCTGCTTCTTCACGAAATCAttgaacagcgaaagagaagtaaagcggcaaacagggctgggcaaagatactttgaagttgtatcgcgatacgatgcaagatagccgggcaagaagtatttgagatacaaatacaatatactcgcggaataattgtatccgatacgatacttcccaaatgtatcttaagacacttcgatacatttgcaaatttgctgttatacatctatataatgaagcagcaaaggcctatgtagaaatgtgtttacctGAAAATTTCTTACGTGCAAACAGCTTTGTTTAactttaacaaaatacctgtttgtatcgcaagatacaaactttcttgctcaaggcgtattagtttcatttctaaacgacttattgggatttgttcggctgcttaacatgacaactctttaactgctgcgctgttagttgtttttgcttgacactttgtagtttattggtgtcgctgctctacttggtgaccagctagctggttaccatctacttgcaagtgccttcgcacgatggcacaaataccgctgtgcagtcttaccttgtccgcaagcgtattgttttcgtaataacGGAACccccgacaggtgtacagcagcaacaacgttggtagcggtattgtttgtgacgcatcgtgtaaagacgatgaactacatagtcggcgctcacaattattTGAGGgcgtaaaactgcagtgatttttcatattttacttatctgctggcgtaaagcgttcgttagcaacatattcactaacgtgcaatcttttaccatttgttctctgagagaacctgagccgccagaaaacgtctcagacgtattctagaggcacaaaacgccgcagattatcactgctattcatactattgccacttctagctctgcctACCTGCGGATtcgtaacaataagaatactttaaggtgacctaaaaaaaggaaaacgaatatatttaagttaAATAGCAAGGTAGTTCCTTATTAAACAATGAAagcgaataagtatacagggtgtttcacgtaagtaaaacccaatattaaaaaaaaaaaacaagtggttaaccgccgctgaatgaaaccaaagtatttgggcagcgtctcgtgcgccgcgcggtgcaggagccgatcccacacagaactgactcctgcaccgcacggaagtgacgtcacctcgTTAAAGTAAACTTAAAACAACTCAAATGGACAGATTATTACTTTATAATGTGTTAAacctacaaaaatattaaacaaaacgtGTTTGACGACTTCTTTAATGTACATTCGTTAATTAATGACATATCGCAACCACCTTAAATCTAGGGGGCGCTGCGAAAGGTAACAGCGGGCAAACAGAACAGCAGCCGCGAGAAAATCGATGTGCGGCAGAGTTTGATGATCTGCGGATTGTTGCGTTGCTGCtggaagtactgcattttctagtttgcgatgtaaaaaacgtggtgttgtcgagggtgaaagtgtccttgcaaccgagtacctcattttgcttgtcgcgaagggtaaggttgacgatgaaataaatgttgttgcacagttcgtgtgaacgtccggacgcacaagaaatcccagtgcggctgtgaagtgtttttactaagcctgtgatctccgatggccagtgctcctgcactgcaggtttttcgcaaagtgcgaacacgtagCAACCGTTCAACCGTTGCTGTCACCggccgtgttattcagcaaggcagacaaactgtgcggcactgttttgtaggtaggtgggctaacgcagtcggctgttgccattgggcatcgtttatcaagtgctgatcgcctagagtacagcctagagcatcacggcgacacttcagtattttgaagcgactAAGTCGgccgattacttcgtgaggcggtgacggtgccaacggtacactgagcgacataagatttcgtgttgcatattcggcgtggctatacaagaggcgaagagaaacagtgactgctagctgctaaaaaaaatgatggcaggaaacTTGTACGTACATCAttatttgttatggttatcatctACCAGTCATGTCTTGTACTCGGGACACACACgcaatgcgatagcgccagccggagcaatATTCTAGCGCTACAGTGACGCTGGCCGAAAGCACAGATTTGCCCAGCGATATtcaaagcatgctgaagttcGACTGTGCCGAAAGCTACGCTTTAcgcagttcgcgtttcttttcatcgcgatataGTACGTCACCACGAGCCATTCGCGAAATCTAGGCGACCAGTGACTCAGTTCTGAGACCACGTCCTGTCATCGGAGCCTTGATAAGCCGTgcaaatcaacattcctgacgcggatgccggagaaaccgatgcagccagctgcatctgaTCATCAAACATCAATATTGTTACGTCTACAAAAGGCTTCACTGAGCTGCGACGCACCGGTAGACGCGAAGGTGTTGCCCAGACGCGCACCGGAGGCCTCTCTcactagccgaacgtcctcttctactcTAACCACCCTGTttcccactacacagatgctcatacccaaatcacgTATGTAGTAACATTTCCCtccgcgcagacgaagcccaccgggcgagtcagtcTCTCGaggaacaaagcgcttcaaacgcgctacatggacaagttcagtctttgcagaccGTCGGCCATTTGAATGGAGACGCGCTACGCGGTAAGTTAAATCACTTAGACAGTCTGTAACAACATAAGGTCCCGCATAGTGCGCCAGCAGTTTTTCGCACAACCCGCGTTTTCTAGTTGGCGTCCACAGCAACACTAGGTCACCGCGATTATACGTCACGTGTCGGCGTCGACGGTCAAAACGTGCTTTCGAGCGATCTTGCGAAGCAAGAGTGCGCAAATAAGCAAGACGTCGGGCTTCTTCTGCACGGCAGACGATCTCGGATATACAGGGATCATGGTAGTCCAAGAACGGAAGACGGTATCGAGGGTATGACGAGGCGGCCGAGCATAGAGAAGGAAGAACGGACTGTAGACGGTAGTTTCATGCTGTGCGGTGTTAAATGCGTAAGTGATGAAAGGTAGAACGCTGTCCCAGTTCTGGTGGTCTGAGGagacatacatagatagcat includes these proteins:
- the LOC119383391 gene encoding uncharacterized protein LOC119383391 gives rise to the protein METPTDAPAISAVDIRLPAFWTTDPQLWFLQVESQFTARRIATEITKYHHVVASLPPTIAREIRDLLVAPPAENACTTLKQLLISRLTPSEPQRLQQLLHDTELGDRTPSQLLRHMRQLLHTAGATTTEADSRLLRELFLQRLPVNVRMVLASAADKRLSQLAELADSVLAVAPPSVAALQPDIVGRAPTTALHDIREQISRLADTVAAMQARSTPEERQRPAAQQRTCWYHRKHGNAASKCIPPCDYAGNGSGRH